The following coding sequences lie in one Phalacrocorax aristotelis chromosome 4, bGulAri2.1, whole genome shotgun sequence genomic window:
- the NPY5R gene encoding neuropeptide Y receptor type 5: protein MDLGFKDRNNRTPTKNTSATTKNFSSWEDYKSSVDDIQYFLIGLYTLISLAGFMGNLLILVALLKRKQKTIINILIGNLAFSDILVVLFCSPFTLTSVLLDQWMFGTVMCRVMPFLQCASVLVSTLMLISIAAVRYRMIKYPLSSNLTAKQGYFLIVSIWALGFAICSPLPVFHKTVDLSKTLNLEALENRLLCIESWPSDSYRIAFTIALLFMQYILPLACLTASHTSVCRSIGSRLSNKENKFEEKEMINLTLHPSKSTSTQVQPSSHSGWSRAFGRKHHRRYSKKTSSVMPAISRHHQDTHSRDLPETSGTEKSQLSSSSKFIPGIPICFEMKAEENTEIQDMITVSRSIIRIKTRSRRVFCRLTVLILVFGFSWMPLHLFHIVTDFNATLISNRHFKLVYCICHLLGMMSCCLNPILYGFLNNSIKADLMSLIPCCQIP from the coding sequence ATGGATTTAGGATTCAAAGACCGTAACAACAGGACACCTACCAAGAACACCTCTGCTACTACAAAGAATTTCTCTTCCTGGGAAGACTACAAGAGTAGCGTTGACGACATACAGTACTTTCTTATTGGGCTGTACACACTTATAAGTCTGGCCGGCTTTATGGGAAATCTGCTTATACTGGTGGCTCTCCTAAAGCGGAAGCAGAAGACAATAATAAACATTCTTATCGGTAACCTGGCCTTTTCTGACATCTTAGTCGTGCTGTTTTGTTCACCTTTCACACTGACATCCGTTCTGCTTGACCAATGGATGTTTGGCACTGTCATGTGCCGTGTGATGCCCTTCCTCCAGTGCGCATCAGTTCTGGTTTCAACTTTGATGTTAATATCTATTGCTGCAGTCAGGTACCGTATGATAAAATATCCCCTTTCTAGCAATTTAACAGCGAAACAAGGCTATTTCTTAATAGTGTCCATTTGGGCCCTTGGCTTTGCCATTTGCTCCCCTCTGCCAGTTTTCCACAAAACTGTGGACCTCAGCAAAACTCTGAATTTAGAGGCACTGGAGAACAGGCTCTTGTGTATTGAGTCATGGCCTTCCGATTCCTACAGAATCGCCTTTACAATAGCCTTACTGTTCATGCAGTATATATTACCGCTGGCATGTTTAACTGCTAGTCACACCAGCGTCTGCAGGAGCATAGGTTCCAGGCTGTCAAACAAGGAAAATAAGTTTGAAGAAAAGGAGATGATAAACCTAACTCTTCACCCCTCTAAGAGTACCAGCACGCAGGTGCAGCCCTCCAGCCATTCTGGGTGGAGCCGCGCCTTTGGCAGAAAGCACCACAGAAGATACAGCAAAAAGACTTCAAGTGTGATGCCAGCTATTTCAAGGCATCATCAGGATACTCATTCCAGAGACCTCCCAGAAACCTCTGGCACAGAAAAAAGCCAGCTCTCTTCCTCCAGTAAATTCATCCCTGGGATACCTATCTGTTTTGAgatgaaagcagaagaaaatacagagattCAGGACATGATTACAGTATCCCGATCCATCATCAGAATTAAGACAAGATCTAGGAGAGTTTTTTGCAGACTGACAGTGCTAATCCTAGTTTTTGGTTTCAGTTGGATGCCTCTTCACCTTTTCCACATTGTGACAGATTTTAATGCCACTCTCATTTCtaacagacattttaaattagTATATTGCATATGCCATTTACTGGGTATGATGTCCTGCTGCTTGAATCCCATCCTCTACGGGTTCCTTAACAACAGCATAAAAGCCGATTTAATGTCCCTTATTCCATGCTGCCAAATACCATGA